A segment of the Arachis hypogaea cultivar Tifrunner chromosome 5, arahy.Tifrunner.gnm2.J5K5, whole genome shotgun sequence genome:
GTGCACTCATATTAGGGActtcaatttcatgtttttcacAAAAATCTTTAACATTTGCAAAAAAATTGCACCATCCACCATCTCTTAATTGTTGAAGAAGTAACTTTGATGTAGAAACAATATGCATTGCATTAAGAATATCTTGAGATTGTTGTTGCAGTGCTTGGCAAAGGACATTAGTGATTCCCATAATCTCTTTCATCAAGTGCAAAgtgaaaacaaattcaaatgacaataatattttactaacaccATAAGCCTCACCTCTTTGTGCATAAGTTGTCCCGTCTTCAATGATATTATTGAGAACAATATTGGTAGCAGTAAACATTTTTACCAAActgcaaatagaattaaagtgagagCTCCATCGAGTATCCCCAGCTCTTTGTAAAGTGCTTATTTGATTCGCACCTTTGCCTGTTTCTAATTCATTTTGAGCAACCAAGTTTgcattttcaattgcttgagcTTCTTGTAATTGATCATGTCGTTTTGAAGAAGCACTAACAATAGTGACAATAGAGTTTAATTGagtaaaaaattcatgaatttgaagtaCCTCTCTTGAAGCTGCCACCAATGCTAATTGTAACCTATGAGCAAAACAATGCACATAGTATGCTTGTGGAGAATCTTTAAGAAACAAAGCTTGCAAACCATTCCACTCACCCCGCATGTTGCTAGCACCATCATACCCTTGACCCCTAATATTTTCAACTTGGAGATTATAATGAGAAAGGACAGAAATCAATTCTTTCTTTAAAGTTGTTGCACAAGTATCAGTGACATGCACAAGATCAAAAAATCTCTCTTTAACAAAACCATCTAGAGTAACAAATCTCAAAACAATGGCCATTTGCTCCTTTTTAGATTCATCTCTAGCTTCATcaacaataatacaaaatttgGCATCTCCAATCTCTTCTCTAATTGAATTTCTCACCTTAGTAGCAAGAATATGTAGAATTTCTTTTTGGACATCATTTGAAGTATACTTAGCATTTTTTGGAGCATTTTCCAAAACATTCTGTTTCACTCTTTCATTGTAAGatcccaaaaattttaacatttccAAAAAGTTACCTCTGTTGCTTGAACTTTGGCTTTCATCATGTCCTCTGTATGCACAACCTTGAAATGTCAACCATCTAATGCAATCTATAGATGCTCCTAGTCGAATTCGATTCTTTTCAATCTCTTCTGATGTTTGCTTATGAAGAAGTCTGTCAATATGTTGTGATTGTTTCATCAAATCATCACATGATTTCAGCGCCTTATGATGGAATGAGTTAGGACCTTTGCCAATGTGATTCAAAAGAGCACATTCTTTTCCACtatttactttcttccaattcctgaAACCATTCTCAATAAAAGCATTTGAACCCGTATTGATTGAAGGttccttagcaaaaagaaagcacggAAAACAATATATAGCATCATCTTCTATAGAATATTCTAACCAAGATGGGAACAATTTAAACCATGAAGCTTGAAAGCGACGATGACTTTTATCACCAGAAAATGGATAATTATCAAGAATTGGCTGATTTGGCCCAACTTTAATATAAGCCTGACGGATTTCATCTCTTTTATTTGGAGGAAACTTCCAAATCATTGGTCGCATTCCAGGATCTATTTCCAAACGAAAAACATCCAGTTGATTTGGAAGAAGTCGTGGACGCTTTGAGCTATTCAATGAAGAACTTGAAGTAATGAAATTTGATGACCCCTCAAGTATTAGAGTAGTAATAGTAGaagcatcttcattctcttgatcttttcttttaaaaaatgtatcaatggtTTTGAACTTACTCATAATTCAAATGGCCAAATAAGTtcctataatttaaaatatatttagcaaAAAGTATAAATTACAgtctaaatctttataaaatataaaaattatatttcaatttaaaataaaatattaaaattcagaacaataatactaacatcttagtataaataatataaaattgtaattaaatagttaactaataaaaaaaactaaatatacaaactaacatataataacataaacttaattaacaaataataataaattaactaattaagtaaataactaaatatataaaaaagaataaaaatagaacctTTTTTGAGAAAGAGGAGTGAAAAATCACTTGTTAAACTACTCTTTTTTTTAAtctgcaaaaaacaaaaaaaagagttaaaaacgtaaaattgtaaaagataagaagattaaagagataaagaagaagaagaatagaaaaaattgTTACCTAAATTTTTTGAAAGCCAAGGTGGGAAGAGGGGGAGAGGAAGAGACCGGTTGTatgttgaaaaatagaaaaaggggATTGGGGAACTGATTAGTGATTATACGTTgggaaataaaaaaagataaggaTTGGAAAATAGAAAAGGGATAGGGAATGGGCAGATGGGCTATTGGGCTGGGTTTTGTAGAAATTAAAAGTGAGAGGGGGAGGGGATTggaaaagataaaacaaaaagagagggggctgagaaataaaaaaagggggatcagacttttttttttttggaataaaagctaaaattttggggggggggggggccaTTGCCCCCCTTTGTTTATACCTACCTGCGCCcctggtgaagctcaaggctcaagatgttgaccttggaagaaggacccagcaacatgcaaggagttaAAAGAAGTTTTTCTGTTCATACAGAAGTAAGGAGAGATAACTAGTGAACTTGAGGTgtttgttctgagagagctctttgaagaagttcaactaactggacagtgtaacctattcaaaggtgcattccgccagtatgaagaatgatgagcggataatttgtacgctttttggcattgtttttagtatgcttttagtatgatctagttagtttttagtgtattttttattagtttttagttaaaattcacttttctgggttttactatgagtttgtgtgtttttctgtgatttcaggtattttctggctgaaattgagggtcctgagcaaaaatctgattcagaggctgaaaaggactgcagatgctgttggattctgacctccctgcactcgaagtggattttctagatgtacagaagcccaattggcgcgctctcaacggcgttggaaaatagacatcctgggctttccagcaatatataatagttcatactttgcccgagatttgatggcccaaaccggcgttgcaaatcagcttcagaattcccagcgtttaacgctggaactggcatgaaaattggagttaaacgcccaaactggcattagagctggcgtttaactccagaaaaagtctctacacatgaaagcttcaatgctcagcccaagcacacattaagtggacccagaagtggatttttacgttatttactcatttctgtataccctaggttactagttcactattaataggatcttttgacattgtatctggacctcatgacactttacacgtttctttgtgtaccttccacggcatgagtctctaaaccccatggttgggggtgaggagctctgctgtgtcttgatggattaatgcaattactattgtttttcattcaatcatgcttgcttccattctaagatattacttgttctcaaaccggatgaatgtgatgatccgtgacactcatcatcattctcaactatgaacgtgtgcctgacaaccacctccgttctaccttagattaagtagatatctcttggattctttaatcagaatcttcgtggtataagctagaactgatggcggcattcaagagaatccggaaggtctaaaccttgtctgtggtattctgagtaggattcaatgattgaatgactgtgacgagcttcaaactcctgagggctgggcgttagtgacagacgcaaaagaatcactggattctattccaacctaattgagaaccgacagatggatagccgtgccgtgacagggtgcgttgaacatttccactgagaggatgggaggtagccactgacaacggtgaaacccttgcatacagcttgccatggaaggagcctagcGTGCTTGAagaggaagacagtaggaaagcagagattcagaagatagagcatctccaaaacctcaacccattctctattactgcaaaacaagtacttatttcatgttcttttgcttttcacaatcaatcctgataatttctgatatcctgactaagagttacaagataaccatagctgcttcaaaccaacaatctccgtgggatcgacccttactcacgtaaggtattacttggacgacccagtacacttgctggttagttgtgcgggattgcaaaagtgtgattgcaatttcgtgcaccaagtttttggcgccgttgtcggggattgtttgagtttggacaactgacggcttatcttgttgcttagattaggactgttttatttttgttggtttagagtcttttagttgagtctagtttcatattttaagtttggtgtcaattgcgtgcttttgcttttcttttaattttcgaatttgcatgtccttagtccctttttggtccttaaaaattctaagtttggtgtcctttttgtgtttttcccttaaaaattctcgaaaattagtgtttgattttctgaaaattttaagtttggtgtcatcttgttgtttttttttctttctcctcatttcaaaaatcaaatctttttcaaaataattttcaatcatatcttttcaattgctaatttcaaaatctttttaattgactaattgattcagttttcaatttgctttgatcttattttcttttagttttcgaaatttgatttttattttccatttattttattttattattttcggtcaaaaaaaatattctagcaatccatatcatttccctttatccatcatggacctaagtggaattgaacagtccagaaggactctagggtcatatgctaaccccattacagctgcatatgggagtagcatctgtacacctcccatcaaagcaagcagctttgagctaaatcctcaactcattatcatagtgcagcaaaattgccagtattacggtcttccacaggaagaacctactgagtttctggcacagttcttacaaattgctgacacaatatgtgataaagaggtggatcaggatgtctacagactattactgtttccatttgctgtaaaagatcaagctaagaagtggttgaataaccaacctacagcaagcataaagacatggaaacagttatcagacaaattcctgaatcacttttaccctccaaagaggatgacacagctaaggctggacatccaaggctttaaacaagaggataatgaatccctttataatgcctgggagaggtatagaggtatgctaagaaaatgcccctctgaaatgttttcagagtgggtacagttagacatcttctactatgggcttacagaaaaagctcagatgtctttagaccactcagctggtggatctatacacatgaggaagacgattgaagaggctcaagagcttatagacactgttgctagaaaccaatatttgtattctagcaatgagttctctccaaaagaggaagtcatgacattagccactgatcctaatcctcaagaacagatgattgagcttaatcaacaattacacctgatgacaaaacagttagcagaatttaaagagatgctccatgaaactaaaattgctaacaagaacatagaactgcagttgaatcaagcaaaacaacagatatctaaacagataacagaagaatgtcaagcagtccaactgaggagtgggaagacattgaataacactgctcagagtagcaaaaag
Coding sequences within it:
- the LOC112803617 gene encoding uncharacterized protein, with the translated sequence MSKFKTIDTFFKRKDQENEDASTITTLILEGSSNFITSSSSLNSSKRPRLLPNQLDVFRLEIDPGMRPMIWKFPPNKRDEIRQAYIKVGPNQPILDNYPFSGDKSHRRFQASWFKLFPSWLEYSIEDDAIYCFPCFLFAKEPSINTGSNAFIENGFRNWKKVNSGKECALLNHIGKGPNSFHHKALKSCDDLMKQSQHIDRLLHKQTSEEIEKNRIRLGASIDCIRWLTFQGCAYRGHDESQSSSNRGNFLEMLKFLGSYNERVKQNVLENAPKNAKYTSNDVQKEILHILATKVRNSIREEIGDAKFCIIVDEARDESKKEQMAIVLRFVTLDGFVKERFFDLVHVTDTCATTLKKELISVLSHYNLQVENIRGQGYDGASNMRGEWNGLQALFLKDSPQAYYVHCFAHRLQLALVAASREVLQIHEFFTQLNSIVTIVSASSKRHDQLQEAQAIENANLVAQNELETGKGANQISTLQRAGDTRWSSHFNSICSLVKMFTATNIVLNNIIEDGTTYAQRGEAYGVSKILLSFEFVFTLHLMKEIMGITNVLCQALQQQSQDILNAMHIVSTSKLLLQQLRDGGWCNFFANVKDFCEKHEIEVPNMSAQYVFGRGRSRQPSVTVEHHYRIDVFLATINSQIQELNSRFNEQTIELLTLSCALDPKDNFKSFNIEEISKLAEKFYPLDFPSNELNILKSQLQHYQHDIPNHLKGIGTLSELCNRLQETGKSRTYHMVDRLIRLVLTLPVSTATTERAFSAMKIVKTRLRTIAIAPITPPFVIKGG